One region of Pongo pygmaeus isolate AG05252 chromosome 21, NHGRI_mPonPyg2-v2.0_pri, whole genome shotgun sequence genomic DNA includes:
- the OSER1 gene encoding oxidative stress-responsive serine-rich protein 1 isoform X2 has protein sequence MKSEAKDGEEESLQTAFKKLRVDASGSIASLSVGEGTGVRAPVRTATDDTKPKTTCASKDSWHGSTRKSSRGVVRTQRRRRSKSPVLHPPKFIHCSTIASSSSSQLKHKSQTDSPDGSSGLGISSPKEFSAGESSASLDANHTGAVVEPLRTSVPRLPSESKKEDSSDATQVSQASLKASDLSDFQSVSKLNQGTPCTCIGKECQCKRWHDMEVYSFSGLQSVPPLAPERRSTLEDYSQSLHARTLSGSPRSCSEQARVFVDDVTIEDLSGYMEYYLYIPKKMSHMAEMMYT, from the exons GTCCATAGCATCTCTGTCTGTTGGAGAAGGCACAGGTGTCAGAGCACCAGTCAGAACAGCAACAGATGATACCAAACCTAAAACCACATGTGCATCTAAAGACAGTTGGCATGG gtCTACAAGGAAGTCTTCACGAGGAGTGGTGAGAACTCAGCGTCGTCGACGTTCTAAGTCTCCTGTCCTTCATCCTCCGAAGTTTATACATTGCAGTACGATAGCATCTTCTTCCAGCAGTCAACTCAAGCACAAAAGCCAGACTGATTCACCTGATGGCAGCAGTGGGCTGGGAATTTCATCCCCTAAAGAGTTCAGTGCAGGAGAAAGCTCTGCTTCTCTCGATGCTAATCACACAGGGGCAGTCGTTGAGCCTTTGAGAACTTCTGTTCCAAGGCTCCCATCAGAGAGTAAGAAGGAAGACTCCTCTGACGCCACCCAAGTCTCCCAAGCAAGTCTCAAAGCCAGTGATCTCTCTGACTTTCAATCAGTTTCCAAGCTAAACCAGGGCACGCCATGCACATGCATAGGCAAGGAATGCCAGTGTAAGAGATGGCATGATATGGAAGTGTATTCGTTTTCAGGCCTGCAGAGTGTCCCTCCCTTGGCTCCAGAACGAAGATCCACACTTGAGGACTACTCTCAGTCGCTGCACGCCAGAACTCTGTCTGGCTCTCCCCGATCCTGTTCTGAGCAAGCTCGAGTCTTTGTGGATGATGTGACCATTGAGGACCTATCAGGCTACATGGAGTATTACTTGTATATTCCCAAGAAaatgtctcacatggcagaaatGATGTACACCTGA